A window from Enterocloster bolteae encodes these proteins:
- a CDS encoding sodium:solute symporter has product MQGFTTIDLIILIVYLAAVLFAGLFFSKKEMKGKEFFKGDGTIPWWVTSVSIFATLLSPISFLSLAGNSYAGTWIMWFAQLGMLVAIPITIKFFLPIYSKLDIDTAYHYLEIRFGSKGLRVLGAVMFIVYQVGRMSIIMYLPSMVLSKLTGLNVNLLIIAMGVIAIIYSYTGGLKSVLWTDFIQGSVLLVGVTFALFYLANGINGGFGAIFQTMGEGKFLAADQPIFNPNILKDSVFLLIVGAGLNTCSSYVSSQDIVQRFTTTTDMKKLNKMMLTNGALSIFIATVFYLIGTGLYVFYSQNALPPAAQQDQIFASYIAYELPVGITGLLLAAIYAASQSTLSTGLNSVATSWTLDIQERLSKKEMSFALQTKIAQYVSLGVGIVAILVSMVLANGEIKSAYEWFNGFMGLVLGVLGGTFALGTFTKVANAKGAYVAFFVAAVTMVCIKYMAPAGSVSIWSYSIISIAISLVVGIPVSMITRKMDGDTSKPVKDATIYHN; this is encoded by the coding sequence ATGCAGGGTTTTACTACAATTGATTTGATTATACTGATTGTTTATCTTGCGGCTGTATTATTTGCCGGACTCTTCTTCTCCAAAAAGGAGATGAAGGGAAAAGAGTTCTTTAAGGGAGACGGCACCATTCCGTGGTGGGTTACTTCCGTTTCCATATTCGCAACATTATTAAGTCCCATTTCCTTCCTGTCCCTGGCAGGAAATTCCTATGCAGGAACATGGATTATGTGGTTCGCACAGTTAGGAATGCTTGTGGCCATACCCATTACCATTAAATTCTTCCTGCCAATCTACAGCAAGCTGGACATCGACACAGCCTACCATTATCTTGAAATCCGTTTTGGAAGCAAGGGCCTGCGTGTCCTGGGCGCCGTCATGTTCATCGTGTACCAGGTGGGCCGCATGTCCATCATCATGTATCTTCCATCCATGGTACTCTCCAAGCTTACAGGCCTTAATGTAAATCTCCTGATTATTGCCATGGGTGTGATTGCCATTATTTATTCCTACACAGGCGGACTTAAATCCGTTCTCTGGACCGATTTCATCCAGGGCAGCGTCCTTCTGGTTGGCGTTACCTTTGCGCTGTTCTACCTGGCCAACGGCATAAACGGCGGGTTCGGAGCCATTTTCCAGACCATGGGCGAAGGTAAATTCCTGGCGGCAGACCAGCCTATTTTTAATCCCAATATACTGAAGGACAGCGTATTCCTGCTGATTGTGGGCGCAGGTCTTAACACCTGTTCCTCCTATGTATCCAGTCAGGATATTGTGCAGCGTTTCACCACCACCACAGATATGAAGAAACTGAACAAGATGATGCTGACCAACGGCGCTCTGTCCATCTTCATCGCAACCGTATTTTACCTCATCGGTACAGGACTGTATGTATTCTACAGCCAGAACGCGCTTCCTCCGGCAGCCCAGCAGGACCAGATTTTCGCGTCCTATATTGCTTATGAGCTTCCGGTAGGTATCACAGGACTGCTTTTGGCAGCCATCTATGCGGCATCCCAGTCCACTCTGTCCACCGGCCTTAATTCAGTGGCAACCAGCTGGACCCTGGATATCCAGGAGCGTCTTTCCAAGAAGGAGATGAGCTTTGCCCTTCAGACAAAAATCGCACAGTATGTATCCCTGGGCGTGGGCATTGTGGCCATTCTGGTGTCCATGGTACTGGCAAACGGCGAAATCAAGTCAGCTTATGAGTGGTTCAACGGATTCATGGGACTGGTGCTGGGCGTGCTGGGCGGTACATTTGCCCTGGGTACATTCACAAAGGTGGCCAATGCAAAGGGCGCATACGTGGCATTCTTTGTGGCAGCGGTTACCATGGTCTGCATCAAGTACATGGCTCCTGCGGGCTCCGTATCCATCTGGTCCTATTCCATCATCTCCATCGCCATCTCACTGGTAGTGGGAATCCCGGTGAGCATGATTACAAGAAAGATGGACGGGGATACATCCAAGCCTGTAAAGGACGCTACGATTTACCACAATTAA
- a CDS encoding dihydrodipicolinate synthase family protein: MANLEKYKGVIPAFYACYDAEGNVSPERVRALTEYHIRKGVKGVYVNGSSGECIYQSLEDRKITLENVMAAAKGRLTVIAHVGCNNTKDSVELAKHAESLGVDAIASIPPIYFHLPEYAIAAYWNAMSQAAPNTDFIIYNIPQLAGVALTQSLFAEMRKNPRVIGVKNSSMPVQDIQMFKLAGGDDYIIFNGPDEQFISGRVIGAEAGIGGTYGVMPELFLKMDELVKAGKMEEAMKVQYAANDIIYKMCSGHGNMYGMIKEMLRINESLDLGGVREPLPQLIESDLAIAQEAARMVKEAVAAYC, translated from the coding sequence ATGGCAAACTTAGAAAAGTATAAAGGTGTTATTCCTGCATTTTACGCATGCTACGACGCAGAGGGAAATGTGAGCCCGGAGAGGGTAAGGGCTCTGACTGAGTACCATATCAGAAAAGGCGTTAAGGGTGTTTATGTAAATGGATCTTCAGGAGAGTGCATCTACCAGAGCCTGGAAGACCGCAAGATTACACTGGAAAATGTAATGGCAGCTGCCAAGGGCAGGCTGACCGTCATCGCACATGTGGGCTGCAATAATACCAAAGACAGCGTGGAACTGGCAAAGCATGCAGAGAGCCTGGGCGTTGACGCCATCGCATCCATCCCGCCCATCTACTTCCATCTGCCGGAGTATGCAATTGCCGCCTACTGGAATGCCATGAGCCAGGCAGCTCCCAACACGGATTTCATTATCTACAATATCCCCCAGCTGGCAGGCGTGGCCCTGACACAGAGCCTGTTCGCCGAGATGAGGAAGAACCCAAGGGTCATCGGTGTAAAGAATTCCTCCATGCCTGTGCAGGATATCCAGATGTTCAAGCTGGCAGGCGGGGATGACTACATCATCTTCAATGGCCCGGACGAGCAGTTTATCAGCGGCCGTGTCATCGGAGCAGAGGCCGGTATCGGCGGAACCTACGGCGTGATGCCTGAGCTGTTCCTGAAAATGGATGAGCTGGTGAAGGCAGGTAAGATGGAAGAGGCTATGAAGGTACAGTATGCTGCCAACGACATTATCTACAAGATGTGCTCCGGACACGGCAATATGTACGGTATGATTAAAGAGATGCTTCGCATCAACGAGTCCCTGGATCTGGGCGGGGTCAGGGAACCGCTGCCTCAGCTGATTGAATCCGACCTTGCCATTGCACAGGAAGCAGCCCGCATGGTGAAGGAAGCGGTTGCAGCATACTGCTAA
- a CDS encoding carbohydrate ABC transporter permease, whose translation MTEKGKSIQPSKRRSLDKSNRGLLFILPYFIIFLCFTLYPILYTFKLSFHSWDGLGTPVFTGLANYRRLLNDAVFFKSIFNTVFIALLAMAPQMIFGLILAFLLNQHRFRGGNLFKTIFYFPNLVTAVSLGVLFSLLFDFKAGSVNKLLMALHIIAEPVNWKMNGLFTQLIVAFVLFWQYFGYYTIIFTAGIKGIPYDIMEAAEVDGANKFQTFFHIVLPQLRNIMTYAFVTSIIGGLQLFDLPFTFAGATGGPSKSVLTMVMYMYNIAFQNYDYGYGSAISYGLFVIIIVFSLIFMKYTAGKERNF comes from the coding sequence ATGACGGAGAAGGGGAAGAGCATACAGCCCTCAAAAAGGAGAAGCCTGGATAAGAGCAATCGGGGATTGCTTTTTATCCTGCCTTATTTTATTATATTTTTATGTTTTACACTGTATCCCATACTGTACACGTTTAAACTCAGCTTTCACAGCTGGGACGGCCTGGGGACTCCTGTCTTTACCGGCCTGGCAAACTACAGGCGTCTTTTAAATGACGCGGTGTTTTTCAAATCTATTTTCAATACAGTGTTCATCGCCCTGCTGGCCATGGCGCCCCAGATGATATTCGGCCTGATACTGGCCTTTCTGCTGAACCAGCACCGGTTCAGGGGCGGGAACCTGTTCAAAACCATTTTTTATTTTCCAAACCTCGTAACCGCAGTTTCCCTGGGCGTCCTGTTCAGCCTGCTGTTTGACTTTAAGGCGGGAAGCGTAAACAAACTTCTGATGGCCTTACATATCATAGCGGAGCCGGTTAACTGGAAGATGAACGGGCTGTTTACCCAGCTGATTGTGGCCTTTGTGCTGTTCTGGCAGTATTTTGGATATTATACCATCATATTTACCGCGGGAATCAAGGGCATACCCTATGATATTATGGAGGCAGCCGAGGTGGACGGTGCTAATAAATTCCAGACCTTTTTCCACATTGTACTGCCCCAGCTGCGCAATATCATGACCTATGCCTTTGTCACATCCATCATAGGCGGACTCCAGCTTTTCGACCTGCCCTTCACCTTTGCGGGGGCCACGGGAGGACCCAGCAAATCTGTCCTCACCATGGTCATGTATATGTACAACATCGCGTTCCAGAATTATGATTACGGATATGGTTCCGCTATTTCGTACGGCCTGTTTGTCATCATCATCGTATTTTCTCTGATTTTTATGAAATATACGGCAGGGAAGGAGAGGAATTTTTAA
- a CDS encoding MalY/PatB family protein — MEVRYVTDRHDTLCAKYRQEYRDNPDYLYCGVADMDLAPPDPVLEAMKRRLDHGVFGYTELPDGYEKLVSDWMRERYHCEVKQEWVLFSPRINMALNMAVDTFTEPGDSIIVNTPAYPALTGAVEKWGRNLKESPLILKNGRFTIDFDGLERLADQKTRAYILCNPHNPTGRVWTDEELSGVTAFCKRHNLLLLSDDIHGDFVWPGHVYKPLLTMYHNPEQEKVIVFNSLTKTLNIPGLIFSSVILPNPEMRRAMEETIDRWGLHNPNVFAADILKPAYRECGEWVDRMRAQVYENIKTAQEFINRELPWLDAYVPDGTYLMWIGYGRTGLSEEDMRRLLEEKGHLIPLMGTHFKEAGRGWFRLNMGTSGEQVNKILERLALCWT, encoded by the coding sequence ATGGAAGTGAGATATGTAACGGACCGGCATGACACCCTTTGCGCAAAATACAGACAGGAATACAGGGATAATCCCGATTATCTGTACTGCGGGGTGGCGGATATGGACCTGGCGCCGCCGGATCCGGTTTTAGAAGCCATGAAACGCAGGCTGGACCATGGGGTTTTTGGTTATACCGAACTGCCGGACGGTTATGAGAAACTGGTTTCAGACTGGATGCGTGAGCGGTATCACTGTGAGGTAAAGCAGGAATGGGTGCTGTTCTCTCCCAGGATCAACATGGCCCTTAACATGGCGGTGGACACCTTCACAGAGCCGGGAGATTCCATTATCGTCAATACACCCGCCTATCCTGCGCTGACAGGGGCAGTAGAAAAATGGGGCCGGAATCTGAAGGAAAGTCCCCTGATTCTTAAAAATGGGCGTTTCACCATTGATTTTGACGGTCTGGAAAGGCTGGCGGACCAGAAAACCAGGGCATATATCCTCTGCAATCCCCACAATCCCACCGGAAGGGTGTGGACGGATGAAGAACTGTCAGGGGTCACCGCCTTCTGCAAACGCCATAACCTGCTTCTGCTGTCAGATGACATACACGGGGATTTTGTGTGGCCGGGCCATGTGTATAAGCCGCTTTTAACGATGTACCATAATCCGGAGCAGGAAAAGGTTATTGTGTTCAATTCCCTGACAAAAACCCTGAATATCCCCGGACTGATTTTTTCCAGTGTCATTCTCCCTAATCCCGAAATGCGGCGGGCCATGGAGGAAACCATAGACCGGTGGGGGCTTCACAACCCCAATGTGTTCGCGGCCGATATCCTTAAACCTGCTTACCGGGAATGCGGGGAGTGGGTGGACCGGATGCGGGCGCAGGTCTATGAAAACATAAAGACTGCCCAGGAGTTCATAAACAGGGAACTGCCCTGGCTGGATGCCTATGTGCCTGACGGCACCTATCTTATGTGGATTGGATACGGACGCACCGGTTTATCCGAGGAGGACATGAGACGGCTGCTGGAAGAAAAGGGCCATTTGATACCGCTTATGGGAACCCATTTCAAGGAGGCCGGCAGAGGCTGGTTCAGGCTGAACATGGGGACCTCAGGGGAACAGGTAAATAAAATACTTGAGAGACTTGCGCTGTGCTGGACATAG
- a CDS encoding extracellular solute-binding protein, which yields MKGLRHLTIWMCVLAAVLGMGACSRAEKDEDVRVDMTAPAKDSPGERPVIRLWHIYGSDDDQAARIMEQLTREAEDKFNVTIEVDTAENEGYKTKIKAAAAANELPDIFYTWSHEFLKPMVDAGKVLEVSRYYSDDFQSHLNDAMMKGIQFDGGTYALPLDSSVAMVYYNMEMMDRYGLEIPVTWDEFIRVCQTFVDNGITPMPVGGNEPWTIAMYYDLLALREVGPEKVADAAAKRTDYSDPGFLEAARKLRQLVDMGAFTADSATALREEAEALFMQGQAPMYLNGSWTSSRVYRESSRVAGKVKAAPFPVTGSGKSTIYDFTGGPDSAFAVSSSTKDPELTVDLAEYMAMGLAVELYKCKSNDLPYINVDTGDAQLNPLMQEIHEYTDHAASYTIWWDNLLEGTDAARYLDSLECLFRGDITPEEFISRMNGLKQDETDDRRETGWK from the coding sequence ATGAAGGGTTTGAGACATTTAACCATATGGATGTGCGTCTTGGCCGCAGTTCTTGGAATGGGGGCATGCAGCAGGGCGGAAAAGGATGAGGATGTCCGGGTGGATATGACGGCGCCTGCAAAGGACAGTCCGGGAGAGCGGCCGGTCATACGGTTATGGCATATCTATGGAAGTGATGACGACCAGGCCGCGCGTATCATGGAGCAGCTGACCAGGGAGGCAGAGGATAAATTTAATGTTACCATAGAAGTGGATACAGCTGAAAATGAAGGGTATAAGACAAAGATTAAGGCCGCGGCTGCGGCCAATGAGCTTCCGGACATCTTTTATACCTGGAGCCACGAATTCTTAAAACCCATGGTGGACGCGGGAAAGGTGCTGGAGGTGAGCCGGTATTACAGCGATGATTTCCAGTCCCATCTGAACGATGCCATGATGAAGGGAATCCAGTTTGACGGCGGGACCTATGCGCTGCCCCTGGACAGTTCTGTGGCCATGGTGTATTACAACATGGAAATGATGGACCGGTATGGCCTGGAAATACCTGTGACCTGGGATGAGTTCATCCGGGTATGCCAGACTTTTGTGGACAACGGCATAACCCCTATGCCGGTGGGAGGCAATGAGCCGTGGACCATTGCCATGTATTATGACCTTCTGGCGCTCCGGGAAGTGGGGCCGGAAAAGGTTGCGGACGCGGCAGCAAAGCGGACGGACTACAGCGACCCAGGTTTCCTGGAAGCTGCCAGAAAACTGCGTCAGCTGGTGGATATGGGGGCGTTTACGGCTGACTCGGCCACTGCGCTCAGGGAGGAGGCAGAGGCTCTTTTCATGCAGGGTCAGGCGCCTATGTATCTTAACGGCAGCTGGACTTCATCCCGTGTCTACAGGGAGTCATCCAGGGTGGCGGGCAAGGTGAAGGCCGCGCCCTTTCCGGTGACAGGGTCAGGAAAATCCACTATATATGATTTCACAGGGGGGCCTGACAGCGCTTTTGCAGTGAGCAGCAGTACAAAGGACCCGGAACTTACCGTGGATTTGGCTGAGTATATGGCCATGGGGCTGGCAGTGGAGCTTTATAAATGCAAGTCAAATGACCTCCCCTATATCAACGTGGATACGGGTGACGCCCAGTTAAACCCGCTTATGCAGGAGATTCATGAGTACACGGACCATGCCGCCAGCTATACCATATGGTGGGATAATCTCCTGGAAGGAACCGACGCGGCCAGATATCTGGACAGCCTGGAATGCCTGTTTCGCGGGGATATCACGCCGGAGGAATTTATAAGCCGTATGAACGGGTTAAAGCAAGATGAAACAGATGACAGGAGGGAAACAGGATGGAAGTGA
- a CDS encoding carbohydrate ABC transporter permease — protein sequence MEKKELKKYSVKTKFFRAITYGVLVLLALICIVPFYNMIINCTHDNAALATSFQMTPGKSLKTNYQHLAANVNIWRGLFNSLFISLASTVITVYVGALTAYGFAKYKFKYNKQLFWLVLATMMLPGQLGIIGYFQLMNNIHMLDNYAALLITCFAPPAMVFWNRQYIDSYVPDELIESARIDGCGEFRIFNEIIFPIIMPGVATQAIFTFVESWNAFVKPSILLFSQDKFTLPILVQQMQGVYKNDYGTVYIGVALSVIPILIMFVLCSRRILEGATAGAVKG from the coding sequence ATGGAAAAAAAGGAACTCAAGAAGTACAGTGTAAAGACAAAGTTTTTCCGGGCAATTACCTATGGGGTCCTGGTTCTGCTGGCACTAATCTGCATCGTGCCCTTTTACAACATGATTATCAACTGCACCCATGACAACGCCGCCCTGGCCACCTCCTTCCAGATGACGCCGGGAAAATCCTTAAAAACCAATTACCAGCACCTGGCTGCCAATGTAAATATATGGAGGGGGCTGTTCAACAGCCTGTTTATCTCCCTTGCCAGCACGGTGATTACGGTTTACGTGGGCGCGCTGACAGCTTACGGCTTTGCCAAGTATAAATTTAAGTACAACAAGCAGTTATTCTGGCTGGTACTGGCTACCATGATGCTTCCGGGCCAGTTGGGAATCATCGGGTATTTCCAGCTCATGAACAACATACATATGCTGGACAATTACGCGGCCCTTCTTATCACTTGTTTTGCACCGCCGGCCATGGTATTCTGGAACAGGCAGTACATTGATTCCTATGTGCCGGATGAGCTGATCGAGAGCGCCCGCATAGACGGATGCGGGGAGTTCCGTATTTTCAACGAAATCATTTTTCCAATCATAATGCCGGGAGTGGCAACCCAGGCCATTTTCACCTTTGTGGAATCCTGGAACGCCTTTGTGAAGCCGTCCATTCTTTTGTTCTCCCAGGACAAATTCACACTGCCCATTCTGGTGCAGCAGATGCAGGGAGTATATAAGAATGATTATGGAACTGTGTATATCGGAGTCGCTCTGTCGGTTATCCCAATACTTATCATGTTTGTGCTCTGTTCCAGACGCATACTGGAAGGCGCCACGGCCGGTGCTGTAAAGGGATAA
- a CDS encoding N-acetylmannosamine-6-phosphate 2-epimerase has product MNEKVESLKGKLIVSCQALPHEPLHSSFIMGRMALAAKEGGAYGIRANTKEDIAEIQARVDLPVIGIVKRDYEDSKVYITPTMKEINELMEVKPDIIALDATHSLRPGGRTLDEFYREIRKSYPEQLLMADCSTVEEALHADQLGFDFIGTTLVGYTDQSRDLKIESNDFEIIRQIVAKVKHRVIAEGNINTPEKAKRVIELGAFSVVVGSIITRPQLITKSFAEALD; this is encoded by the coding sequence ATGAACGAAAAAGTAGAGAGCCTGAAAGGGAAGCTGATTGTATCCTGCCAGGCCCTGCCCCATGAGCCGCTTCATTCGTCCTTTATCATGGGCCGGATGGCACTGGCTGCCAAGGAGGGCGGAGCGTACGGAATACGTGCCAATACCAAGGAGGATATCGCTGAAATCCAGGCCCGGGTTGACCTGCCTGTCATCGGCATCGTGAAACGTGACTATGAGGACAGCAAGGTATACATTACGCCTACCATGAAGGAAATCAACGAGCTGATGGAAGTCAAACCTGATATCATAGCGCTGGACGCTACCCACAGCCTGAGGCCGGGCGGCAGGACCCTGGATGAATTTTACAGGGAAATCCGGAAAAGCTATCCGGAACAGCTGCTGATGGCGGACTGCTCTACAGTGGAGGAAGCCCTTCACGCAGACCAGCTGGGATTTGACTTTATCGGGACCACACTGGTGGGCTATACGGACCAGAGCAGAGACCTTAAAATTGAATCCAACGATTTTGAAATCATCCGCCAGATTGTGGCAAAGGTGAAACACCGTGTCATTGCGGAGGGAAACATCAACACGCCGGAAAAGGCGAAGAGGGTTATTGAACTGGGGGCCTTCAGTGTGGTGGTGGGTTCCATTATCACCAGGCCCCAGCTGATAACAAAGTCTTTTGCAGAGGCGCTGGATTAG
- a CDS encoding response regulator has product METGYDQLLKVMFVDDEEKTRKLLRVFVDWQSIGYEPVEDAASANQAMELIEEEHPDVVITDIEMPYINGLEFAQMLAEEYPQIVVIVLTAHDLFQYAQKSVELGIKSFLLKPIRRAELIEVMKDVRTDIMEERRAIFEFEGLKSRIAESRTLIVQNFLNNLLLNKVDQESLWGTIRYYDIPLRRDTGHYNVMVLMPEKHNDPEEDELRRQQCMEVLSPAVSRLTDVLLLKDIHQNLILLSQNKKISLMSYGAHFTVLIKEKLSMGIYAGCGNPVDSLEEIRYSYKQAYKNAMIASYSHNQAFLSSGRESDMGGLQELIQTLTEELPLYLGIPSGDKVRQLVGTAYGTLKGLPQSSLSDYLVISYSIVNVTLSTLSDNGIPYIEIYSTDHLPYEKILRLTGAEEIEKYISQFTDFTVCQIEEYMNKKNTMLVHRIVQYMNEHMDDSTLSLAKISKINYINNSYLSRTFKCVMGINFMDYLVSIRIEAAKKLLKGTDLRIYEVARSVGIEDPNYFSKFFKKHTQETPAQYRDRCQEAL; this is encoded by the coding sequence ATGGAGACTGGATATGACCAGCTGTTAAAAGTGATGTTTGTGGATGATGAGGAGAAAACCAGGAAACTTCTCAGGGTTTTTGTGGACTGGCAGTCCATCGGCTATGAGCCGGTGGAGGACGCGGCCAGCGCCAACCAGGCCATGGAACTGATAGAAGAGGAGCATCCTGACGTGGTTATCACGGACATTGAGATGCCCTATATCAACGGCCTGGAATTTGCCCAGATGCTGGCGGAGGAGTATCCGCAGATCGTGGTCATCGTTCTGACGGCCCATGACCTGTTCCAGTACGCGCAGAAATCCGTGGAGCTGGGCATCAAGAGTTTCCTGTTAAAGCCCATACGGAGGGCGGAACTGATTGAGGTCATGAAGGATGTGCGGACCGATATCATGGAGGAGCGCAGAGCTATTTTTGAGTTTGAGGGGCTTAAAAGCAGGATTGCGGAGTCCAGGACGCTGATTGTCCAGAATTTCCTCAACAACCTGCTTTTGAATAAGGTGGACCAGGAAAGCCTGTGGGGTACCATACGCTACTATGATATTCCTCTGAGAAGGGATACAGGGCACTACAATGTAATGGTGCTGATGCCGGAGAAACACAATGACCCGGAGGAGGACGAGCTGAGAAGGCAGCAGTGCATGGAGGTGCTGTCCCCGGCGGTAAGCCGCCTTACGGATGTGCTGCTGCTAAAGGACATACACCAGAACCTGATTCTCCTGAGCCAGAATAAGAAAATCAGCCTCATGTCCTACGGCGCCCATTTTACCGTACTGATTAAAGAAAAGCTGTCCATGGGAATCTATGCGGGCTGCGGAAATCCGGTGGATTCCCTGGAGGAGATCCGCTACAGCTACAAGCAGGCATATAAGAATGCCATGATTGCCAGCTACAGCCACAACCAGGCATTTCTTTCATCGGGCAGGGAATCCGATATGGGAGGCCTCCAGGAGCTGATCCAGACCCTGACAGAGGAGCTGCCCCTATATCTGGGGATACCTTCCGGGGACAAGGTGAGGCAGCTGGTGGGCACGGCCTACGGGACACTTAAGGGCCTGCCGCAGAGCAGCCTTTCGGATTATCTTGTTATATCTTATTCCATTGTCAATGTGACCCTGTCCACCCTGAGCGACAATGGAATTCCTTACATAGAGATATACAGCACGGACCATCTGCCCTATGAGAAGATACTCCGTCTCACCGGGGCAGAGGAGATTGAGAAGTATATCAGCCAGTTTACAGACTTTACGGTCTGCCAGATTGAAGAGTACATGAACAAGAAAAACACCATGCTGGTCCACCGGATTGTCCAGTACATGAACGAGCATATGGATGATTCCACTCTGTCGCTGGCTAAGATATCAAAGATCAACTATATCAACAACTCGTATCTCAGCAGGACCTTCAAGTGTGTTATGGGAATCAACTTTATGGACTATCTGGTATCCATCCGCATCGAGGCAGCCAAAAAGCTTCTGAAGGGAACGGATTTGAGAATTTATGAGGTGGCCCGCAGCGTGGGCATCGAGGACCCCAACTATTTTTCCAAGTTTTTCAAAAAACATACCCAGGAAACGCCGGCCCAGTACCGGGATCGATGTCAGGAAGCCTTGTAG
- a CDS encoding sensor histidine kinase, producing MKGLCENVKGAWDWLFHEHISRRIMAVFVIFFLISFFLTYSLYSWAARKQEDSMIEQSSVQMVTGVRNNLDEMVLNVNDDFNMLLKGGTLDVVNHLPRPEDRKTYDNMLFTALDSNHYLESIYLLDFSAHLYGVDKHDMKRLSVDSTLKCPWYRKALEAGGSYILEYEAGGIFYKRYNSRFVSVIRTINSLETQKPQGFIIMNIPTDAIAEICSAAAYGSQAMIGIMDQDGNLIAGTPGFEYQDFLKTPAGSSDEEKLLVSRKGDGEHTTSLYLPDYGWHLIARIPSQVNRSAFKDLFLIATLIFLVNVVLMLFGSLYISKSISNPIYALIGMMNTVKDRNFRKIPVKYPKSEIGILQTNYNNMVDEISSLLSRLVEEQKIKEKAELHALFEQVKPHFLYNTLDAIGYMALTEEPSQTYEAIETLGSFYRQSLSQGDQMITVEKETAIVNDYVKLLRLRYGDLFDVEYQVDESCLRVLVPHLILQPLVENAVYHGIKPMGGNGHIRIWIGPEEGGRMKIQVRDNGVGIDASALSKLQDYHKIWNIDIDVSGTGIGLIGTIQRIVLIYGEQASYQIRSVPEGGTEITFLLPVTCGGEEDHGDWI from the coding sequence ATGAAAGGGTTATGTGAGAATGTAAAAGGGGCCTGGGACTGGCTGTTCCATGAACATATTTCACGCAGAATCATGGCCGTGTTCGTGATATTTTTCCTCATCAGCTTTTTTCTGACCTATTCCCTGTATTCGTGGGCTGCCAGGAAGCAGGAGGACTCCATGATAGAGCAGTCATCGGTGCAGATGGTCACTGGGGTCAGAAACAATCTGGATGAGATGGTCCTTAATGTGAACGATGATTTCAATATGCTGTTAAAAGGAGGCACCCTGGATGTGGTGAACCATCTTCCCAGGCCGGAGGACAGAAAAACATATGACAACATGCTGTTTACCGCTCTTGACAGCAACCATTATCTGGAGTCCATCTATCTTCTGGATTTTTCGGCGCACCTGTACGGCGTGGACAAGCATGACATGAAGCGGCTCAGCGTGGATTCCACATTGAAATGTCCGTGGTACAGGAAAGCCCTGGAAGCAGGGGGGAGCTATATACTGGAGTATGAGGCAGGAGGCATTTTCTATAAAAGATACAATTCCAGGTTTGTGTCTGTCATCAGGACCATCAACAGCCTGGAGACCCAGAAGCCTCAGGGATTCATTATTATGAATATTCCCACAGATGCCATAGCGGAAATCTGCAGCGCGGCTGCTTATGGAAGCCAGGCCATGATAGGGATTATGGACCAGGATGGAAACCTGATTGCGGGTACGCCCGGATTTGAATACCAGGATTTCCTTAAAACGCCGGCCGGAAGCAGTGATGAGGAAAAACTTCTGGTAAGCCGCAAGGGGGATGGGGAGCATACCACTTCCCTTTACCTGCCGGACTATGGATGGCACCTGATTGCCAGGATACCCAGTCAGGTGAACCGCAGCGCTTTTAAGGACCTGTTCCTGATCGCCACCCTTATTTTTCTGGTGAATGTGGTGCTGATGCTTTTCGGCTCCCTTTACATATCCAAGTCCATATCCAATCCCATCTATGCGCTGATTGGAATGATGAATACGGTAAAGGACCGGAATTTCAGGAAGATACCTGTCAAATACCCCAAAAGCGAGATTGGGATTTTACAGACGAATTACAATAACATGGTGGACGAGATATCATCCCTGCTGTCCAGGCTGGTGGAGGAGCAGAAAATCAAGGAAAAGGCGGAGCTGCACGCGTTGTTTGAGCAGGTAAAGCCTCATTTTCTCTACAACACCCTGGATGCTATCGGCTATATGGCCCTGACGGAGGAGCCGTCCCAGACCTATGAGGCCATAGAGACATTGGGGAGCTTTTACAGGCAGAGCCTGAGCCAGGGGGACCAGATGATAACCGTTGAAAAGGAGACAGCCATTGTAAACGATTATGTAAAGCTTTTGAGGCTCAGGTACGGGGATTTGTTCGATGTGGAGTACCAGGTGGATGAGAGCTGCCTCAGGGTTCTGGTGCCCCACCTGATTCTCCAGCCGTTAGTGGAGAATGCCGTGTACCACGGGATTAAGCCAATGGGCGGAAACGGGCATATCCGCATCTGGATTGGACCGGAGGAGGGCGGCCGGATGAAAATACAGGTGCGGGACAACGGAGTGGGCATAGATGCTTCCGCCCTGTCAAAACTTCAGGACTACCATAAAATATGGAATATTGATATTGACGTGTCGGGAACCGGGATTGGCCTGATTGGCACCATACAGAGAATCGTACTGATATACGGTGAACAGGCGTCTTACCAGATTAGAAGCGTGCCAGAGGGAGGAACGGAAATCACCTTCCTTCTGCCGGTGACCTGCGGGGGAGAAGAGGACCATGGAGACTGGATATGA